In the Flavobacterium acetivorans genome, one interval contains:
- the tnpB gene encoding IS66 family insertion sequence element accessory protein TnpB (TnpB, as the term is used for proteins encoded by IS66 family insertion elements, is considered an accessory protein, since TnpC, encoded by a neighboring gene, is a DDE family transposase.) yields MLGLSAGVRYHMCCTLVDMRKGFDGLSGLVRNYLNQNPQTGDVFVFLNKSKTHIKLLYWDGDGFAIFYKRLEQGRFDFLTSDSVSRELKREELLLVLGGLKLRDFKQKKRYKTAEK; encoded by the coding sequence ATGCTGGGCTTGAGTGCAGGTGTTCGCTATCACATGTGCTGTACTTTGGTGGATATGCGAAAGGGTTTTGACGGACTTTCGGGCTTGGTTCGGAATTATCTGAACCAAAACCCTCAAACGGGCGATGTTTTTGTTTTTTTGAACAAATCCAAAACCCATATCAAACTGCTGTATTGGGACGGCGACGGATTTGCGATTTTCTACAAACGACTAGAACAAGGAAGGTTTGATTTTTTGACAAGCGATTCGGTTTCAAGGGAATTAAAAAGAGAGGAATTGCTACTGGTTTTGGGTGGTCTTAAATTGAGAGATTTCAAGCAAAAAAAGAGATACAAAACAGCCGAAAAATAA
- a CDS encoding Ig-like domain-containing protein has translation MKKITISNFFDTLSRKMISSFFTKDSVSRLGFFIPSCSYLNFGFQNVKFLICFLSFSSQIYAQFANVNPPFGGFAIDGGLRANTPTSPSPFAANQGDWYPGTGGTGLSVFDASGNPLSPGTAQTSGRVDTEEPFGSNDDIFTNGSKFNDYVSALRWFDNSAPDKNDIDNALYHVSRDSGNNQWIFISGDRKSTNGTSYIDFELLQGEVLQNSDGTFTGNPLTSKPNGGGRTKDDIIISMEYTNGGTKPNVYIYQWMLSGTKWSYELVTLVDLGANAFAETNRAGTELNVPYSAFGSNNYQQYAFVEAAVNVTYLLNQVLGGASCSGLTIKTLWVKTKASAAPTAALKDFITPISVDFNFGSTEITEIGPFCADDTTAYLLSADPSGGTFSGSGVSGSGPYYFTPSAAGGASSPHTINYISADGSCTGSIEIVVNALPTISGTLNVCVGFTTQLTGSGTPALSNAWMSATPSVATVSTTGLVSGVSAGTSIITYTDINGCQKTATVTVNALPTISGTLSVCVGLTTQLTGSGTPALSNAWMSATPSVATVSAVGLVTGVSAGTSIITYTDINGCQKTATVTVIANPSPPSVSYTAPTCDQTTFSITLSGVINGATYTILDKEGNAISGIVGLTTATTYTGTAVSPVVFSNIPAGSGYQVSVSVNGCGSGLSSCGVVSALKITETAVSKEASTNREAPKSGFEAYPVPFKDQLTIKYNFDYVSNVIIEVFNAQGIRILSKTDTNSYLNKEITLDLHANKAKEQMYIVKLTTDRESSTKKVLSSQ, from the coding sequence ATGAAAAAAATTACAATTTCGAATTTTTTCGATACGTTATCTCGTAAAATGATTAGTTCTTTTTTTACTAAAGACAGTGTTTCTAGGTTAGGTTTTTTTATTCCTAGTTGTTCTTATTTAAACTTTGGATTTCAAAATGTAAAATTTTTAATTTGTTTCTTGAGTTTTTCCTCACAAATTTATGCGCAATTTGCTAATGTAAACCCACCATTTGGGGGCTTCGCTATTGATGGAGGTTTAAGAGCCAATACCCCAACCAGTCCTAGCCCCTTTGCTGCCAATCAGGGCGATTGGTATCCCGGGACAGGAGGTACAGGTTTGTCTGTTTTTGATGCTTCTGGTAATCCCTTATCACCAGGTACAGCCCAAACAAGCGGGCGTGTGGATACAGAAGAACCTTTTGGTTCTAATGACGACATTTTTACAAATGGAAGTAAATTCAATGACTATGTGTCGGCTTTAAGATGGTTTGATAATTCGGCTCCGGATAAAAATGATATTGATAATGCGTTGTATCATGTGTCACGTGATTCCGGTAATAACCAATGGATTTTTATTTCCGGTGACCGTAAGTCTACTAATGGAACCAGTTATATTGATTTTGAATTATTACAAGGTGAAGTTCTCCAGAATAGTGACGGAACTTTTACCGGAAACCCATTGACAAGTAAGCCCAATGGCGGCGGGAGAACCAAAGATGATATAATCATTTCCATGGAATATACCAATGGAGGAACAAAGCCTAATGTGTATATTTATCAATGGATGTTGAGTGGAACCAAGTGGTCTTATGAATTGGTAACTTTAGTTGATTTAGGAGCCAATGCATTTGCCGAAACTAACAGAGCGGGTACGGAATTGAATGTGCCTTATTCTGCATTTGGCTCTAATAACTACCAGCAATATGCATTTGTTGAAGCAGCTGTCAATGTGACCTATCTTCTCAATCAGGTACTTGGAGGAGCCAGTTGCAGTGGTCTTACAATAAAAACATTATGGGTTAAAACCAAGGCTTCTGCTGCTCCAACTGCTGCTCTCAAAGATTTTATAACCCCTATTTCAGTGGATTTTAATTTTGGTAGTACGGAAATCACTGAGATTGGCCCATTTTGCGCAGATGATACTACAGCTTATCTTCTATCGGCGGATCCTAGTGGCGGTACTTTTAGCGGTTCGGGTGTTAGCGGTAGCGGCCCTTATTATTTCACACCTTCTGCTGCCGGCGGTGCGAGCTCCCCCCATACGATTAATTATATTAGTGCCGATGGTAGTTGTACAGGATCAATTGAGATTGTAGTGAATGCATTACCTACTATTAGCGGTACTCTCAATGTGTGTGTAGGTTTTACTACACAGTTAACAGGATCTGGTACCCCAGCTCTTTCAAATGCATGGATGTCTGCAACGCCAAGCGTGGCTACTGTTAGTACTACAGGTTTGGTATCAGGAGTGTCAGCAGGTACTTCTATTATAACGTATACTGATATTAATGGATGTCAAAAAACTGCTACGGTTACGGTAAATGCATTGCCTACTATTAGTGGTACTCTTAGTGTATGTGTAGGTCTTACAACACAGTTGACAGGATCTGGCACCCCAGCTCTATCAAATGCCTGGATGTCTGCAACGCCAAGCGTGGCTACTGTTAGTGCTGTAGGTTTGGTAACAGGAGTGTCAGCAGGTACTTCTATTATAACGTATACTGATATTAATGGATGTCAAAAAACAGCTACGGTTACCGTAATAGCCAACCCTTCTCCGCCAAGTGTTTCATACACAGCTCCCACTTGTGATCAAACCACTTTTAGTATTACTTTGTCTGGTGTAATCAACGGAGCGACCTATACTATACTGGATAAAGAAGGGAATGCTATTAGTGGTATCGTAGGACTTACTACAGCAACAACTTATACCGGGACAGCAGTTTCCCCTGTTGTATTTAGCAATATTCCGGCGGGATCAGGTTATCAAGTTTCTGTTTCAGTCAATGGATGCGGTTCTGGTTTAAGCAGTTGTGGAGTGGTATCAGCTCTTAAAATCACAGAAACTGCCGTGTCAAAAGAAGCATCGACAAACAGAGAGGCTCCAAAATCTGGTTTTGAGGCTTATCCGGTTCCTTTTAAAGATCAGCTTACAATCAAGTACAATTTTGATTACGTTTCTAATGTCATAATTGAAGTATTCAATGCACAAGGTATCCGGATTCTTTCCAAAACAGATACCAATAGTTATTTGAACAAAGAAATTACGTTGGATCTTCATGCAAATAAAGCAAAAGAACAGATGTATATTGTGAAATTGACTACTGATAGAGAGAGTAGTACCAAAAAAGTACTGTCTTCGCAATAA
- the tnpC gene encoding IS66 family transposase yields MENAPDLFDNYSKDELLKLLKSQIKANSKLESKSNKLESKTEKLEIVATKLEQEVSYLKFQIEQFKRAMYGSKKERFIASENPEQLAIPFEIDEQEVAQAVESVKEQITYEREKASKKHQGRMALPSHLAVNEIILEPTENVEGLKCIGQEITDELEYTPAKLFINRYIRNKYVAPVDEKGNQQVKIASLDFRPIPKCIAGTHLLTQIITDKFVDHLPLYRQIQRFSREGVDIPSSTVDSWVRLVSQLLRPLYECHRQHTLKNGYLQADESPIKVQDTDKKGATHTGFMWVYHAPIPKSVYFDYRKGRGSEGPLEMLNDFVGYLQTDGYGVYPQFALKENVTQIACWAHARRYFEKALDYNKANASHVMLLIQKLYEIERKATSENFSIQEKYALRLKESHPLLNEIGNYIAVQSKLELPKSPLGKAYNYCLKRWDSLMAYLKDGNLHIDNNQVENTIRPLALGRKNYLFAGSHQAAKDIAMYYSFFASCKKNNINPSKWLHHVLENINDTKSSELHNLLPQYFNQNLLD; encoded by the coding sequence ATGGAAAACGCACCAGATTTGTTTGATAATTACTCTAAAGACGAACTTTTGAAATTACTCAAAAGTCAAATAAAAGCGAATTCCAAATTAGAATCCAAATCTAATAAATTAGAATCCAAAACCGAAAAATTAGAGATTGTAGCCACGAAACTTGAACAAGAGGTTAGTTATCTAAAATTCCAGATTGAACAGTTCAAAAGAGCAATGTACGGTTCTAAGAAAGAACGTTTCATCGCCAGTGAAAATCCGGAGCAATTAGCCATTCCTTTTGAAATCGATGAGCAAGAAGTAGCACAAGCCGTTGAATCGGTAAAAGAGCAAATCACTTACGAACGCGAAAAAGCAAGCAAAAAGCATCAAGGCCGTATGGCTTTACCATCGCACCTTGCGGTAAACGAAATCATTTTGGAACCGACTGAAAATGTAGAAGGATTGAAATGCATTGGTCAGGAAATTACTGATGAATTGGAATATACTCCCGCAAAATTGTTCATCAACCGTTACATCCGAAATAAATATGTTGCCCCGGTGGATGAAAAAGGAAACCAGCAAGTCAAAATTGCCTCTCTCGATTTTCGTCCGATTCCAAAATGTATTGCTGGAACCCATCTTTTGACTCAAATCATCACCGATAAGTTTGTGGATCACCTTCCGCTTTACCGACAGATACAGCGATTTTCAAGAGAAGGAGTCGATATACCTTCTTCTACGGTCGATTCATGGGTAAGATTAGTATCCCAATTACTTCGACCCTTGTACGAATGTCACCGACAGCATACGCTGAAAAACGGTTATCTTCAGGCGGATGAATCCCCAATAAAAGTACAGGACACAGATAAAAAAGGCGCAACACATACTGGATTTATGTGGGTGTATCACGCGCCTATACCCAAAAGTGTGTATTTTGATTATCGAAAAGGACGCGGCAGCGAAGGCCCTTTGGAAATGTTAAACGATTTTGTAGGTTATCTTCAAACCGATGGTTATGGAGTATATCCGCAATTTGCACTCAAAGAAAACGTCACACAGATAGCTTGTTGGGCACATGCGCGCCGTTATTTTGAAAAAGCATTGGATTATAACAAAGCAAATGCTTCGCACGTGATGTTGCTTATCCAAAAGCTATATGAAATTGAACGAAAAGCCACTTCTGAAAACTTTTCAATCCAGGAAAAATATGCTTTAAGATTAAAAGAATCACATCCCTTACTTAACGAAATAGGGAACTACATTGCAGTGCAGTCAAAATTAGAATTACCCAAAAGTCCGCTGGGCAAGGCCTACAATTATTGCTTGAAACGTTGGGACAGTTTGATGGCTTATCTAAAAGACGGAAATCTGCATATTGACAACAATCAGGTTGAAAATACCATTCGACCCTTGGCCTTGGGAAGAAAAAATTATCTTTTTGCAGGTTCACACCAAGCTGCAAAGGATATTGCCATGTATTATTCGTTTTTTGCCAGCTGCAAGAAAAATAATATCAATCCATCCAAATGGCTACATCATGTCCTTGAAAATATCAACGACACCAAATCTTCAGAACTTCACAATCTTCTTCCTCAATACTTCAATCAGAATTTATTGGATTGA
- the istB gene encoding IS21-like element helper ATPase IstB, giving the protein MNESTVTKMKQMKLYGMHNAFKTAIESGKTDHYTLDQFVSMLIDAEWDERHNRRIERSIKNARFHYKSNIESINFDQTRNLDRNMVLRLAECEFVEKNENILITGSTGVGKSYLGTALGYQACIQGFKVSYFNTSKLFAKLKMAKADGSYLRELARIERQDVIILDDFGLQALDSHNRITLLEIIEDRHNNGSIIVTSQIPVQGWYDIIGEKTIADAILDRLIHQSHRIELHGESMRKKRGINKS; this is encoded by the coding sequence ATGAATGAATCTACAGTAACAAAAATGAAACAAATGAAGCTTTATGGTATGCATAATGCTTTTAAAACCGCCATTGAAAGCGGGAAAACTGACCATTACACACTTGATCAGTTTGTATCGATGCTTATTGATGCCGAATGGGATGAAAGGCATAATCGTCGCATTGAACGCAGTATCAAAAATGCCCGATTCCATTACAAATCAAATATTGAAAGTATCAATTTTGACCAAACCCGTAATCTGGATCGAAACATGGTGCTACGTCTGGCAGAATGCGAATTTGTAGAGAAAAACGAAAACATTTTAATCACAGGAAGTACTGGTGTAGGTAAGAGTTATTTAGGTACAGCATTAGGTTATCAAGCCTGTATACAGGGTTTTAAGGTAAGTTATTTTAATACTTCAAAGTTGTTTGCTAAATTAAAAATGGCCAAAGCAGATGGTTCTTATCTTCGAGAACTGGCAAGAATAGAACGGCAAGATGTTATTATACTGGACGATTTTGGACTCCAAGCATTAGATAGTCATAACCGAATTACCCTTTTAGAGATCATTGAAGACAGACATAATAATGGTTCTATAATTGTAACATCACAAATCCCAGTGCAAGGCTGGTATGACATCATTGGAGAAAAAACAATAGCTGATGCAATTTTGGATAGGCTGATACATCAATCTCACCGAATCGAATTGCACGGAGAATCTATGAGAAAAAAAAGGGGCATAAACAAAAGCTAA
- the istA gene encoding IS21 family transposase: MANKITDMSKIRKVIKFYCEGKSKLFISSYLSLSRNTVKKYISLFEVLGLNFELIDRKTDTELELLFSQTTVESISPKLQILYDFFPKMERELKKVGVTVQHMWEQYIAVNPDGYRSSQFAHHYKVWGKRVNPVMHMNHKAGDKMYVDYAGKTLSIIDKDTGEIKEVQFFVAILGASQYTYAEASMSQQKEDFVTSVENAMRFFEGTPAAIVPDNLKSAVIKSSRFEPTINETLADLAEYYQTTILPARAYKPRDKSLVEGAVKILYRRIYVTLKETKFFSLEELNQQIWDLLDAHNSRKLTGRPYSRKELFLEDEKQKLRPLPQERFEIKYQSFATVMQNGHVQLSQDKNYYSVPYQYVKKKAKLLYTKSTVEIYYKYNRIAIHPRNYKPYVYTTTPEHLASTHQFVAQWSAARFIDWASSIDESVGEYILQIIESRNHPEQAYKSCLGILNFEKKVGKRRLINACKRALDFKIYNFKTIQNILENNLDHIDFEQEPEQELPVHGNIRGKQYYN, from the coding sequence ATGGCAAACAAAATAACAGACATGAGTAAAATTAGAAAAGTAATTAAATTCTATTGTGAAGGAAAGAGTAAGTTGTTTATAAGTAGCTACTTATCCCTTTCCAGGAATACGGTAAAGAAGTATATTTCTTTATTTGAAGTTCTCGGATTAAACTTTGAATTAATTGATAGAAAAACAGATACAGAACTAGAACTTTTGTTTTCACAGACTACTGTGGAATCCATTAGTCCCAAATTGCAGATCCTATACGATTTTTTCCCTAAAATGGAACGTGAACTAAAGAAAGTTGGCGTTACCGTACAACATATGTGGGAGCAATATATTGCCGTAAACCCCGATGGTTACAGGAGTTCGCAATTTGCTCATCATTACAAAGTATGGGGTAAACGAGTCAATCCTGTAATGCATATGAATCACAAAGCCGGTGATAAAATGTATGTGGATTATGCCGGAAAAACACTCTCCATCATTGATAAAGATACCGGAGAAATCAAAGAAGTACAGTTTTTTGTAGCCATATTGGGAGCCAGCCAATATACCTATGCAGAAGCTTCCATGAGCCAACAAAAGGAAGATTTTGTTACTTCGGTAGAAAATGCCATGCGTTTTTTTGAAGGTACTCCTGCGGCAATTGTTCCCGATAATTTAAAATCTGCAGTGATAAAAAGCAGTCGTTTTGAGCCAACAATCAATGAAACCCTGGCTGATTTAGCGGAATATTATCAAACCACAATCTTACCTGCCAGGGCTTATAAACCAAGGGATAAATCATTGGTTGAAGGTGCGGTAAAGATATTGTACAGAAGGATTTACGTAACTCTAAAAGAAACCAAATTCTTTTCTCTAGAAGAATTAAACCAGCAGATATGGGATTTATTAGATGCTCATAATAGTCGAAAACTCACAGGACGTCCTTACTCCCGTAAAGAATTGTTTTTAGAAGATGAGAAACAAAAACTACGCCCACTACCACAAGAACGCTTTGAAATCAAATACCAATCCTTTGCAACGGTGATGCAAAACGGACATGTCCAATTAAGTCAAGACAAAAATTACTATAGTGTTCCGTATCAATATGTAAAGAAAAAAGCGAAACTCTTGTATACCAAATCAACGGTAGAGATCTATTACAAATACAATCGAATAGCCATTCATCCGAGGAATTACAAACCTTATGTCTATACCACAACCCCAGAACATTTAGCCAGTACCCACCAATTTGTAGCCCAATGGAGCGCTGCCCGCTTCATTGATTGGGCCAGTAGTATTGATGAATCCGTAGGAGAATATATTTTGCAAATAATCGAAAGCAGAAACCACCCCGAACAAGCCTATAAAAGTTGTCTGGGAATACTAAACTTCGAGAAAAAGGTAGGCAAGCGGCGATTAATAAATGCCTGTAAACGGGCACTTGATTTTAAAATTTACAATTTTAAGACCATACAAAATATTTTAGAAAACAACCTAGACCACATTGATTTTGAACAAGAACCCGAGCAGGAACTCCCTGTTCACGGCAACATCAGAGGAAAACAGTATTATAATTAA
- a CDS encoding TerC family protein produces MIVWICFLIAILLFLALDLGVFNKTPHIISTKEASKWTAIWVSISFLFSGVIYWLYSNNYVANPDELKPAVASMKFITGYLIELSLSVDNIFVIAIIFNSFRIPKKYQHRVLFWGILGAIVFRGIMIYFGVLLINKFAWTTYIFGAFLFYTAAKMLFTKEEEQFNPKKSFIYKSLRKFIPVTTHIDGEHFFVKKRHLNVATPLFVALIIIEVMDVIFALDSVPAILAITSDPFLVFSSNIFAILGLRSMYFFLANMLERFSYLEYSLIAILSFVGLKMLLHDFIEIPEWGSLAFIAVSLLTGIVVSLKINKKEVSKENTESENS; encoded by the coding sequence ATGATTGTCTGGATCTGTTTTTTAATCGCTATTCTATTATTCCTTGCGCTCGACTTGGGTGTATTCAACAAAACGCCTCATATTATTAGTACCAAAGAAGCCAGTAAATGGACCGCCATCTGGGTCAGCATTTCCTTCCTTTTTTCAGGCGTTATCTATTGGTTGTACTCCAACAATTATGTTGCAAATCCTGACGAATTAAAGCCGGCCGTAGCCTCAATGAAATTCATCACCGGATATTTAATCGAATTATCACTTAGCGTCGACAATATATTTGTCATCGCTATTATCTTTAATTCCTTTCGAATTCCAAAAAAATACCAGCACCGGGTTTTGTTCTGGGGAATTTTGGGAGCCATTGTTTTTAGAGGAATCATGATCTATTTTGGTGTTTTATTGATCAATAAATTCGCATGGACCACCTACATTTTTGGAGCCTTTTTATTCTATACAGCAGCAAAAATGCTATTCACTAAAGAAGAGGAACAGTTTAATCCCAAAAAATCTTTTATTTACAAAAGCTTACGTAAATTTATACCGGTAACCACTCATATCGATGGCGAACATTTCTTTGTAAAAAAAAGACATCTTAATGTAGCAACGCCTCTTTTTGTTGCCTTGATTATTATTGAAGTGATGGATGTTATCTTTGCCCTTGATAGCGTTCCTGCTATTCTAGCGATAACAAGTGATCCTTTCTTGGTTTTTAGTTCAAACATTTTTGCCATATTAGGATTGCGATCCATGTATTTCTTCTTGGCTAATATGCTCGAAAGATTTAGCTACCTTGAATACAGTCTTATTGCTATCTTAAGTTTTGTGGGACTCAAGATGCTGCTTCATGATTTTATAGAAATTCCAGAATGGGGATCACTCGCATTCATTGCAGTATCACTATTAACGGGAATTGTAGTATCCTTAAAGATAAATAAAAAAGAAGTTTCTAAAGAAAACACAGAATCCGAAAATTCTTAA
- the tnpA gene encoding IS66 family insertion sequence element accessory protein TnpA, giving the protein MNQQEQMYFLVEEWKQSDLTKAEFSALKSLSYHQFNYWLKKYNKEMDFGQSKPEVSFFSVSDSPRKDKKQSASKEIDQKTMRIDLPGGITITIY; this is encoded by the coding sequence ATGAATCAACAAGAACAGATGTATTTTTTGGTTGAAGAATGGAAACAATCCGACTTAACCAAAGCAGAATTTTCAGCTTTAAAATCGCTGAGTTATCATCAATTCAATTATTGGCTAAAAAAGTACAATAAGGAGATGGATTTCGGACAGTCCAAACCGGAAGTTTCCTTTTTCTCGGTTTCGGATAGCCCGAGAAAAGATAAAAAACAGTCAGCCTCAAAAGAGATAGATCAGAAAACCATGCGAATCGATCTTCCTGGAGGAATCACCATTACGATTTACTGA
- a CDS encoding helix-turn-helix domain-containing protein, with protein MEQKIHQGRNVKRFREMLGIKQEVLAFDLGDDWNQKKISMLEQKDVIEEEMLRQISNALKIPVEAFQNFDEEQAINIISNTFHDEAFIGNSGGTYNVNPLQEILKLHEEKIALYERMLKEKDEMMARLEKLINK; from the coding sequence ATGGAACAGAAAATACATCAGGGAAGAAATGTAAAACGCTTTAGGGAAATGCTTGGAATCAAGCAGGAAGTACTGGCTTTTGATCTGGGAGATGACTGGAATCAGAAGAAAATTTCTATGCTGGAGCAAAAAGATGTAATCGAGGAGGAAATGCTCAGGCAGATTTCAAATGCACTGAAAATCCCTGTAGAAGCTTTCCAGAATTTTGATGAAGAACAGGCAATAAATATTATTTCAAATACTTTTCACGATGAAGCATTCATCGGTAATTCTGGTGGTACTTATAATGTTAATCCATTACAAGAAATTTTAAAGCTTCACGAAGAAAAGATTGCATTATACGAGCGAATGCTGAAAGAGAAAGATGAAATGATGGCAAGGCTCGAAAAATTAATAAATAAATAA